One stretch of Spirochaetota bacterium DNA includes these proteins:
- a CDS encoding HNH endonuclease, whose translation MGYKDENRDRRRPRRASAPAATPGAPSGGGHEKHRARELRQSAWWRKKTAAGKCHYCGTIVGHAGLTMDHIIPLSRGGTSERFNIVPACKDCNNKKSYLLPAEWDDYLESIKNTPR comes from the coding sequence ATGGGATACAAGGACGAGAACAGGGACAGGCGAAGACCGCGGCGGGCTTCCGCGCCGGCGGCGACTCCCGGCGCCCCCTCCGGTGGCGGGCACGAAAAACACAGGGCGCGGGAATTGCGCCAATCGGCGTGGTGGAGGAAAAAAACCGCCGCGGGAAAATGCCACTACTGCGGAACAATCGTCGGCCACGCGGGACTCACGATGGATCACATAATTCCCCTTTCGCGCGGCGGGACCTCGGAGCGGTTCAATATCGTCCCCGCCTGCAAGGATTGTAACAATAAAAAGAGCTACCTCCTCCCCGCTGAATGGGACGATTACCTCGAGTCCATAAAAAACACCCCCCGATAA
- the def gene encoding peptide deformylase: MQSRGEGAYLRARKAHMTTRLVYYGNPTLRQVAKEIETVDQRHIELIESMFNTMYKAGGIGLAAPQVNHGERIIVIDLEYYKGPSLALINPVITERSREVEPYEEGCLSVPGIMADIIRPVEISVNAISQEGEELSFDADGLLARVIQHEVDHLDGILFIDYLEDFTRKELTAELKKIKKLNKAS, from the coding sequence ATGCAGTCCCGGGGGGAAGGGGCATACTTGAGAGCACGGAAAGCACACATGACCACACGACTCGTTTACTACGGCAACCCGACGCTCAGGCAGGTCGCGAAGGAGATAGAAACCGTCGACCAGCGACATATCGAGCTGATTGAATCCATGTTCAATACCATGTACAAGGCCGGCGGCATAGGGCTTGCCGCACCGCAGGTGAACCACGGGGAGCGCATCATCGTCATCGACCTGGAATATTACAAGGGGCCCTCGCTGGCGCTCATCAATCCCGTCATAACGGAACGCTCCCGCGAGGTCGAACCCTACGAGGAGGGATGCCTCTCGGTTCCCGGGATCATGGCCGATATCATACGACCCGTCGAAATATCGGTCAACGCGATCTCACAGGAGGGGGAGGAGCTTTCCTTCGACGCGGACGGGCTCCTCGCGCGCGTCATCCAGCACGAGGTAGACCACCTGGACGGAATACTGTTCATCGACTACCTGGAGGATTTCACCAGGAAAGAGCTCACCGCCGAACTGAAAAAGATCAAGAAGCTCAACAAGGCCTCATGA
- a CDS encoding metallophosphoesterase: MPWVRLNSLKKKAEASYWCGLKGFPGRRTIGPGEFHCTCGPGRNYPSHIGYQQELRAAMKKFTITFAVIALVSAVSLTCNRSTALEYQKDPRVRELLGIMPDYPPVRFVVVSDTHYHDPSLGSSGEAYAKYLKDDNKMLHLSGEIFDAGLAKIAAEKPDFIVIPGDLTKDGEKINHERFRDRLGTLMKLVPKIFVIPGNHDVNNGMACRYHSDATEPVDAVSPEEFAKIYTDFGFGGALARDVSSLSYVVEPTGGLWLLALDSCIYRNNKPGKHPETQGEFSESTLKWIETMLIRSKKEKKAVIVFMHHGIVEHYPHNEKYYGRFIVNQFETVSNLFAEYGVRLVFTGHYHAQDITMKKLEAPGRFVFDIETGSFVTHPCPFRVIGINRDQTVRVESRFITSIASRREGFEKYTYDYAYTGTLGMVEKALGKFWVSARDIETVAPEIARAYVAHLRGDEIKPEKPIDTEGLGLLGKVAMKFQGNLIEGWNTDLPPADNNIIIDLKSGGWR; the protein is encoded by the coding sequence ATGCCGTGGGTCCGCCTGAATAGCTTGAAAAAAAAAGCCGAAGCTTCATACTGGTGCGGACTGAAAGGATTTCCCGGCAGGCGTACCATTGGGCCAGGAGAATTTCACTGCACCTGTGGCCCGGGAAGGAATTACCCATCGCATATCGGATACCAGCAGGAGTTGCGCGCCGCCATGAAAAAATTTACAATCACGTTTGCCGTCATTGCACTGGTTTCAGCTGTATCCTTAACCTGCAATAGATCGACCGCCCTGGAATACCAGAAGGACCCCAGGGTTCGGGAACTTCTCGGCATTATGCCCGACTACCCCCCGGTTCGGTTCGTCGTTGTATCCGACACCCATTACCACGACCCCTCTCTTGGCAGCTCGGGCGAGGCATACGCGAAATATCTCAAGGACGACAATAAGATGCTTCACCTGAGCGGCGAGATTTTCGACGCGGGCCTTGCAAAGATCGCGGCCGAGAAGCCCGATTTCATCGTCATTCCCGGCGACCTCACCAAGGACGGGGAGAAGATAAACCACGAACGGTTCAGGGACAGGTTGGGCACGCTGATGAAACTTGTTCCAAAGATTTTCGTGATACCGGGAAACCACGACGTCAACAACGGCATGGCGTGCAGGTACCACAGCGACGCGACCGAACCGGTCGATGCCGTCTCGCCGGAGGAATTCGCGAAGATATACACCGACTTTGGTTTCGGGGGCGCCCTGGCGAGGGATGTTTCGTCGCTGAGCTACGTCGTCGAACCCACGGGAGGGCTCTGGCTGCTTGCCCTGGACTCGTGCATATACAGGAATAATAAACCGGGCAAACACCCGGAGACACAGGGCGAATTCTCCGAATCCACGCTGAAATGGATAGAAACGATGCTCATCCGGTCCAAGAAGGAGAAGAAGGCAGTCATCGTATTCATGCACCATGGGATAGTCGAGCACTATCCCCATAATGAGAAGTATTACGGGAGGTTCATCGTCAACCAGTTCGAGACGGTATCGAACCTTTTCGCGGAATACGGGGTCAGGCTGGTATTCACCGGCCATTATCACGCCCAGGATATCACGATGAAAAAGCTGGAAGCGCCGGGCCGTTTTGTGTTCGATATTGAGACGGGTTCGTTTGTGACGCATCCCTGTCCCTTCAGGGTGATCGGAATCAACAGGGACCAGACAGTCCGCGTCGAGAGCCGGTTTATTACTTCCATCGCTTCCAGGAGGGAAGGTTTCGAAAAGTATACGTACGATTATGCCTACACGGGCACCCTGGGAATGGTAGAGAAAGCCCTGGGTAAATTCTGGGTCTCCGCGAGGGACATCGAGACAGTTGCGCCGGAAATAGCACGCGCGTATGTTGCGCATCTGCGCGGTGACGAGATTAAGCCGGAGAAGCCGATCGATACCGAAGGCCTGGGATTATTGGGCAAGGTGGCGATGAAATTCCAGGGCAATCTGATCGAGGGTTGGAATACCGACCTTCCCCCTGCCGACAACAACATTATAATCGACCTGAAGTCCGGGGGATGGCGTTAG
- a CDS encoding IS256 family transposase translates to MATREEELEKLLDGIDFKNLTAEQITGKDGLLKILTKRIVEKAMTAEMDQHLGYAKHDPAGKNNGNSRNGKSTKTIITEQGDVHIDVPRDRNSEFEPQIIKKHQKRFDGFDDQIISMYGRGMTTRDIQGHLKHIYGVEVSPEFISTVTDAVIEDVKEWQNHPLDPFYAIVYFDAIVVKARNDGRVTNKAVYTAIGVNLQGKKEALGLWISENEGAKFWAGIMTELKNRGLADILIACIDGLKGLPEAINALYPGTRIQLCIVHMVRNSAKYVSYKERKVLCADLKKIYTAATERQGADQLDAFAEKWDKKYPSISKSWRVNWENLNEFFSYPDEIRKAIYTTNAIESLNFSLRKVTKNRAAFPTDEAVMKLLYLALTNASKKWTMPIRDWGAALNQFAIYFGERVPL, encoded by the coding sequence ATGGCCACGAGAGAAGAAGAACTTGAGAAACTGCTGGATGGTATCGATTTCAAGAATCTCACCGCCGAGCAGATCACCGGGAAGGATGGGCTTCTAAAAATTCTTACCAAGCGAATCGTTGAGAAGGCGATGACAGCCGAGATGGATCAGCATCTCGGCTATGCAAAACACGACCCCGCCGGCAAGAACAACGGCAATTCCCGCAACGGAAAAAGCACCAAGACCATAATAACCGAGCAGGGCGACGTGCACATCGACGTACCCCGCGACCGCAACAGCGAGTTCGAGCCCCAAATCATCAAAAAACACCAGAAACGATTTGACGGGTTCGACGATCAGATCATCTCGATGTACGGTCGCGGGATGACCACGCGGGATATTCAGGGTCACTTGAAACATATCTATGGCGTTGAGGTTTCACCGGAATTCATTTCAACGGTCACCGATGCGGTTATCGAAGACGTCAAGGAATGGCAGAATCACCCCTTGGATCCATTCTATGCCATTGTGTACTTCGACGCCATTGTGGTCAAGGCTCGCAACGATGGCCGGGTAACAAATAAGGCCGTATATACCGCTATAGGGGTGAATTTACAGGGGAAAAAGGAGGCTTTGGGCCTGTGGATAAGCGAAAACGAGGGCGCCAAATTCTGGGCGGGGATCATGACCGAGCTGAAAAACCGTGGACTTGCTGACATCCTGATTGCCTGCATCGACGGGCTTAAAGGCCTCCCGGAGGCGATTAACGCGCTTTATCCCGGCACAAGAATCCAGTTGTGCATCGTTCACATGGTCCGTAATTCTGCAAAGTACGTATCGTACAAGGAACGCAAAGTACTCTGTGCCGATCTGAAAAAAATCTATACCGCAGCCACCGAACGCCAGGGGGCCGACCAGCTCGACGCCTTTGCCGAAAAATGGGACAAGAAATATCCGAGCATTAGCAAATCGTGGCGGGTGAACTGGGAAAATCTCAATGAGTTCTTTTCGTATCCCGATGAAATACGGAAAGCTATTTACACGACGAACGCGATCGAGTCCCTTAATTTCAGTCTGAGGAAAGTGACGAAAAACAGGGCGGCATTCCCCACAGACGAAGCGGTCATGAAGCTCTTGTATTTGGCATTGACAAACGCCTCGAAAAAGTGGACGATGCCTATACGAGATTGGGGGGCTGCTCTGAATCAATTTGCGATTTACTTCGGCGAGAGAGTGCCCTTGTGA
- a CDS encoding CoA-binding protein has product MSHNPLQEIMNARSIAFFGASSSMAKMGTGQLVTLLCNHYPGAIYPIHPREEEIFGLRAYRRVGDIGKPVDLAVIILPAKLVPGIVRELGEAGIRRAVIVTAGFSEAGGGDLQRELDDASKSAGLRYVGPNCIGVANLHQSYNFTIFPFEGKPGTLGMLSHSGTFVTHLMPYLNARRLNWAEAISLGNEGDLDIVDGLDYMAGREPIKAITCYIETIRRGRDFMEKAAAVSRVKPVIALYASGTEASARATASHTAAIATPEGVINGMFSQTGIVRADSLEEMFDFACVLSRCSLPKGRRVGILTNSGGPGAIMAGTVARCGMSLPRFSPALQQAIAAYAPPTASLSNPVDFTFINDWEGYFSKVPRLIAESGEVDVLLYYGFFGVETFLHYSDHPSVAPSLDRAIIDAAMKIGDSLKHTIADTLKGLPVPIICSTFLDLDESLIAHLIEHDVPFLPTPERAARAAWALCRYAEWRRNRISD; this is encoded by the coding sequence ATGTCACACAACCCGCTCCAAGAAATAATGAACGCGCGCTCCATCGCTTTTTTTGGCGCCTCCAGTTCTATGGCGAAGATGGGAACCGGCCAGTTGGTGACGCTGCTGTGCAATCATTATCCAGGCGCCATCTACCCCATCCATCCGAGGGAAGAGGAGATTTTCGGACTGCGCGCCTACCGGCGTGTGGGCGATATCGGGAAGCCCGTCGATCTCGCCGTCATTATTCTGCCGGCGAAACTCGTTCCCGGGATCGTGCGCGAGTTGGGCGAGGCGGGAATCCGGCGCGCCGTAATCGTCACTGCCGGCTTCAGCGAGGCGGGCGGCGGCGATCTGCAGCGCGAACTGGACGATGCCTCGAAGAGCGCCGGCCTCCGCTATGTGGGGCCCAACTGCATCGGTGTCGCGAATCTCCACCAAAGCTACAATTTTACCATATTCCCCTTCGAAGGGAAGCCGGGCACCCTGGGGATGCTTTCCCATTCCGGGACATTCGTGACGCACCTTATGCCCTACCTGAACGCGCGCCGCCTCAACTGGGCGGAGGCGATCAGCCTGGGAAACGAGGGCGACCTCGATATCGTCGACGGGCTCGATTACATGGCCGGACGCGAACCCATCAAGGCCATCACCTGCTATATAGAGACCATCCGGCGAGGGCGGGACTTTATGGAAAAGGCCGCCGCGGTTTCCCGGGTTAAGCCGGTCATCGCGCTGTACGCGAGCGGTACAGAGGCAAGTGCCCGCGCAACGGCCTCGCATACGGCGGCCATAGCCACGCCCGAGGGCGTCATCAACGGCATGTTCAGCCAGACCGGGATCGTGCGTGCAGACTCGCTCGAGGAAATGTTCGACTTCGCCTGCGTGCTCTCCCGCTGCAGCCTGCCGAAAGGCCGCCGTGTGGGCATACTCACCAACAGCGGCGGCCCCGGCGCCATCATGGCGGGCACGGTAGCGCGCTGCGGGATGAGCCTTCCCCGGTTTTCACCGGCCCTCCAGCAGGCCATCGCCGCATACGCGCCGCCCACCGCCTCGCTCTCCAATCCCGTCGACTTCACCTTTATCAACGACTGGGAGGGCTATTTCAGCAAGGTGCCGCGGCTCATCGCCGAATCCGGCGAGGTGGACGTGCTCCTCTACTACGGCTTCTTTGGCGTGGAGACCTTCCTCCATTACAGCGATCACCCCTCGGTGGCGCCCAGCCTTGACCGCGCCATCATCGACGCCGCCATGAAGATCGGCGACTCCCTCAAGCACACCATCGCCGATACGCTCAAGGGCCTTCCGGTACCGATCATCTGTTCGACCTTTCTCGACCTGGACGAATCCCTCATCGCGCACCTGATCGAACACGACGTCCCCTTCCTGCCCACGCCGGAACGGGCCGCCCGCGCCGCATGGGCGCTCTGCCGCTACGCCGAGTGGCGGAGGAACCGCATATCCGACTGA
- the ilvN gene encoding acetolactate synthase small subunit, producing the protein MRHVISVKVENKFGVLARVAGLFSARGYNIDSLTVSQTEQEDISVMTIVVRGDDRIIEQVKKQLNKLIDIIKVTDHNEFSAVQRELALVKVNAQPAKRTEVYQIAEIFRAEIVDISVKTMTLEVTGEPGRIDSFIELLRPYAIKEMIRTGRVSMGKE; encoded by the coding sequence ATGAGGCACGTCATTTCGGTCAAGGTTGAAAACAAGTTCGGCGTGCTGGCCAGGGTCGCGGGCCTCTTTTCGGCGCGGGGATATAATATCGACTCCCTCACCGTGAGCCAGACGGAGCAGGAGGATATATCGGTCATGACGATCGTCGTGAGGGGCGACGACCGCATTATCGAGCAGGTTAAAAAGCAGCTCAACAAGCTCATCGATATCATCAAGGTGACCGACCACAACGAGTTTTCCGCGGTGCAGAGGGAGCTCGCCCTCGTGAAGGTCAACGCGCAGCCCGCGAAGCGCACCGAAGTCTACCAGATCGCGGAGATTTTCAGGGCCGAGATCGTCGACATATCGGTCAAGACCATGACCCTCGAGGTCACCGGCGAGCCGGGGCGCATCGACAGCTTCATCGAGCTCCTGCGGCCGTACGCGATCAAGGAGATGATCCGGACCGGCCGCGTTTCGATGGGCAAGGAGTGA
- a CDS encoding ATP-binding protein → MAPVLTERLKNNPAVAILGPRQCGKSTLARSILASHKNAVFLDLERPSDLRKIEDIEAFFEINADCLVCLDEVQRAPEIFPALRSILDRSGMNGRLLILGSASRDLLRQSSESLAGRISYLELTPFLLSEVNPGHDAALLRKIWLRGGYPRSYLAASAASSPWRSDFIRTYLERDIPQLGFNIPAASMRRLWTMCAHSHGQTLNYSKIGESLGVSHNTVRSYIDILAQTFLVRILPAYSTNAKKRVIKSPKCYIRDSGLLHSLLEIETWNDLLGHPVYGYSWEGFAMENILSALSSWSASFYRASTGAEIDLILEKGQKRIAVEFKVSSAPELGRGFYHAREALAITESWVIAPVPGPYPLPKNITVAPLWHFIEHMKAKP, encoded by the coding sequence ATGGCCCCTGTATTAACAGAAAGACTGAAAAACAATCCAGCTGTGGCGATCTTGGGACCGAGACAGTGCGGGAAATCGACGCTGGCGCGCTCGATACTCGCTTCCCACAAGAACGCGGTATTTCTCGACCTCGAAAGGCCCTCGGATCTGCGTAAAATAGAGGATATTGAGGCCTTTTTTGAGATAAATGCGGACTGCCTTGTATGTCTCGATGAAGTCCAGCGCGCGCCGGAAATTTTTCCGGCGCTGCGAAGCATACTCGACAGGAGCGGCATGAACGGCCGGCTCCTTATCCTCGGGTCCGCCTCGCGTGACCTTCTGCGCCAGAGCTCCGAGTCACTGGCCGGAAGAATATCCTATCTTGAACTCACTCCCTTTTTACTTTCCGAGGTAAACCCGGGGCACGACGCGGCCCTGTTGCGCAAAATCTGGCTCAGGGGCGGCTATCCCAGGAGCTATCTTGCCGCATCGGCCGCGAGCTCGCCGTGGCGTTCGGATTTTATCAGGACATACCTGGAAAGGGACATTCCCCAGCTTGGATTCAACATCCCCGCCGCGTCTATGAGACGGCTGTGGACCATGTGCGCACACTCTCACGGGCAAACACTCAACTACTCGAAAATAGGCGAGTCCCTGGGAGTGAGTCACAATACCGTGCGATCGTACATCGATATACTTGCCCAGACCTTTCTTGTCCGGATACTTCCTGCATATAGCACAAATGCAAAAAAGCGTGTTATCAAGTCGCCCAAATGCTATATCAGGGATTCGGGCCTGTTGCATTCGCTGCTCGAAATAGAAACGTGGAACGATCTCCTGGGGCATCCCGTGTACGGGTATTCGTGGGAAGGGTTCGCGATGGAAAACATTCTATCGGCGCTTTCCTCATGGTCCGCTTCCTTTTACCGCGCTTCAACGGGAGCGGAGATCGACCTGATACTGGAAAAGGGACAAAAAAGAATCGCCGTGGAATTCAAGGTTTCCTCGGCACCCGAGCTGGGAAGGGGGTTTTACCACGCAAGGGAGGCCCTTGCAATAACCGAATCATGGGTCATCGCTCCCGTACCCGGTCCCTATCCATTGCCGAAAAACATTACCGTGGCACCGCTTTGGCATTTCATTGAACACATGAAGGCGAAGCCTTAA
- the ilvC gene encoding ketol-acid reductoisomerase: MAKMYYDNDADLGVLKNKLIAVVGYGSQGHAQAQNLRDSGLQVMIAELPGTENFKLAESHGFKPVTAAEAAAKADIIQILAQDHIQAKLYKNDVEPSLKAGKTLVFSHGFNIHFGQIVPPKDVDVIMVAPKGPGHLVRSEYEKGAGVPCLIAIHNDASGNARKISLAYAKGIGATRAGVIETTFKEETETDLFGEQAVLCGGASELVKAGFDTLVEAGYQPEIAYFECLHELKLIVDLFYQGGINYMRYSVSDTAEFGDYVSGPRIINAETRKEMKKILAEVQDGSFAKRWIKENEDGRPFFNKVREENKNHKIEKVGAELRKMMKWINAK; the protein is encoded by the coding sequence ATGGCTAAAATGTATTACGACAACGACGCCGATCTCGGGGTGCTCAAGAATAAACTCATCGCCGTCGTGGGATACGGGAGCCAGGGCCACGCCCAGGCGCAGAACCTGCGCGACAGCGGTCTCCAGGTCATGATCGCCGAGCTCCCGGGGACGGAAAACTTCAAGCTTGCGGAATCGCATGGCTTCAAGCCCGTGACCGCCGCCGAGGCGGCCGCGAAGGCCGACATCATCCAGATACTCGCGCAGGACCACATCCAGGCAAAGCTCTACAAAAACGACGTGGAACCAAGCCTCAAGGCCGGCAAGACCCTTGTGTTCTCCCACGGCTTCAATATCCATTTCGGCCAGATCGTGCCGCCCAAGGACGTGGACGTGATCATGGTCGCGCCCAAGGGACCAGGCCACCTGGTACGCAGCGAATACGAAAAGGGCGCGGGCGTCCCCTGCCTCATCGCCATCCACAACGACGCGTCCGGAAACGCCAGGAAGATTTCGCTCGCCTATGCGAAGGGAATCGGGGCGACGCGCGCGGGCGTAATCGAGACCACCTTTAAAGAAGAAACCGAGACCGACCTCTTCGGCGAACAGGCCGTACTCTGCGGCGGCGCGTCCGAGCTCGTCAAAGCCGGGTTCGATACGCTCGTCGAGGCCGGGTACCAGCCGGAGATCGCGTACTTCGAGTGCCTGCACGAGCTCAAGCTCATCGTGGACCTCTTCTACCAGGGCGGGATCAACTACATGCGCTACTCGGTATCGGACACCGCCGAGTTCGGCGACTACGTGAGCGGCCCGCGCATCATCAACGCGGAGACCCGCAAGGAAATGAAGAAGATCCTCGCCGAGGTCCAGGACGGCTCGTTCGCGAAGCGCTGGATCAAGGAGAACGAGGACGGGCGCCCCTTCTTCAACAAGGTGCGCGAGGAAAACAAGAACCACAAGATCGAGAAGGTGGGCGCGGAGCTGCGCAAGATGATGAAGTGGATCAACGCGAAGTAG
- the ilvB gene encoding biosynthetic-type acetolactate synthase large subunit: MKISGAEILIECLKKEGVEVMFGYPGGVVIPIFHHIFNAPFKFILARHEQGAVHAADGYARASGKVGVALTTSGPGATNAVTGIATAYMDSVPLVVITGQVSTAMIGNDAFQEADTTGITRPVTKHNFLVQNVEELARIVKEAFFIASTGRPGPVVIDIPVDVSKAETKFVYPEEVKLRSYKPVYKGHPVQIEKACRLIETSKRPVIYAGGGVIASNAAAELAEFVKKTGIPITTTLMGLGAYPETDPLALKMLGMHGTFYANQAVHDSDLLIAVGARFDDRVTGNVSEFIPEAKVIHIDIDPASVSKSVQVDIPIVGDCKAVLHEMTKIVKPPQIQEWVDAILKMKKENPLTYGSDGTRIKPQYVVERIYELTKGDAVITTEVGQNQMWAAQFYQYTQPRSFISSGGLGTMGFGFPAAIGAQLARPDKRVIDIAGDGSIQMNIQELIVAVQHRLPIIIAILNNGFLGMVRQWQQLFFDKRYSHSCISFSPDFVKLAEAYGAVGIRVEKREEVDEAIRRALSETEKPVILDFHVDREENVYPIIPAGKSVKDMITRELV, encoded by the coding sequence TTGAAGATTTCCGGCGCCGAGATACTCATAGAATGCCTGAAGAAGGAAGGGGTGGAGGTCATGTTCGGCTATCCCGGCGGGGTGGTCATACCTATCTTCCATCATATATTCAACGCCCCGTTCAAGTTCATACTGGCCCGCCACGAACAGGGGGCCGTGCATGCGGCGGACGGATACGCACGCGCGTCGGGCAAGGTGGGGGTCGCGCTCACGACGTCCGGCCCAGGGGCGACGAACGCCGTCACCGGGATCGCGACCGCGTACATGGACTCCGTGCCGCTGGTGGTCATCACCGGGCAGGTGTCGACGGCGATGATCGGGAACGACGCCTTCCAGGAGGCGGACACTACGGGCATCACCCGTCCCGTGACCAAGCACAACTTCCTGGTCCAGAACGTGGAAGAGCTCGCCCGCATCGTGAAGGAGGCGTTCTTCATCGCCTCGACGGGGAGGCCCGGACCGGTCGTGATCGACATCCCCGTGGACGTCTCGAAAGCCGAAACGAAGTTTGTTTACCCGGAAGAGGTGAAGCTCCGCAGCTACAAGCCCGTCTACAAGGGACACCCGGTGCAGATCGAGAAGGCGTGCAGGCTTATCGAGACCTCGAAGCGACCCGTGATCTACGCGGGCGGGGGCGTCATCGCCTCCAATGCCGCGGCCGAGCTCGCGGAGTTCGTGAAAAAAACCGGCATCCCGATCACTACCACGCTCATGGGACTGGGCGCGTACCCTGAAACCGATCCGTTGGCGCTCAAGATGCTCGGGATGCACGGGACCTTCTACGCAAACCAGGCTGTCCATGATTCCGATCTCCTCATCGCCGTGGGCGCGCGGTTCGACGACCGCGTCACCGGGAACGTGTCCGAATTCATCCCGGAGGCGAAGGTCATCCACATCGATATCGACCCCGCCTCGGTCTCCAAGAGCGTGCAGGTGGATATTCCCATCGTGGGTGACTGCAAGGCGGTGCTGCACGAGATGACGAAGATCGTGAAGCCCCCGCAGATACAGGAGTGGGTTGACGCCATACTCAAGATGAAAAAAGAAAACCCGCTCACCTACGGCAGCGACGGGACCAGGATCAAGCCCCAGTACGTGGTGGAGCGGATATACGAATTGACGAAGGGAGACGCGGTGATCACCACCGAGGTGGGTCAGAACCAGATGTGGGCCGCGCAATTCTACCAGTACACCCAGCCGCGAAGCTTCATAAGCTCCGGGGGACTTGGCACAATGGGGTTCGGGTTTCCCGCGGCGATCGGCGCGCAGCTCGCGCGCCCGGACAAGCGGGTGATCGATATCGCCGGCGACGGCTCCATCCAGATGAACATCCAGGAGCTCATCGTCGCGGTCCAGCACAGGCTTCCCATAATCATTGCGATTCTGAATAACGGGTTCCTGGGCATGGTGCGGCAGTGGCAGCAGCTCTTCTTCGACAAGCGCTACTCGCACAGCTGTATCAGTTTTTCCCCGGATTTCGTGAAGCTCGCCGAGGCCTACGGCGCGGTGGGGATTCGCGTGGAGAAGCGGGAGGAGGTGGACGAGGCCATCCGCAGGGCGCTCTCCGAAACCGAAAAGCCCGTCATCCTCGACTTTCACGTCGACCGCGAGGAAAACGTCTACCCGATCATTCCCGCGGGTAAATCGGTCAAGGATATGATCACGAGGGAGCTGGTATGA
- a CDS encoding methionyl-tRNA formyltransferase, whose protein sequence is MKIGFFGTPEIAAHALERLAERFDIAFVVTGEDKPIGRHLHVQPCPAKAAASARNIETLHPAKLRDEQFVSALRPHGADIFVVVAYGRLIPREVFAMPRLGTINLHPSLLPRYRGAAPVEWALIRGETETGVTVQLINDRLDAGDIVIQKKIPLDDAVTAGGLYKIVTPLGADMLVEAIELLDSGKAAPVKQDESQATFCGKITAETAGIDWSRLSLEIHNLVRGLNPKPGASTGFREMLVKIWTTAPFPEPPREPRAAGSLIVHQKKRLLAATGDGCVEILTLQPERKKIMDALSFINGYRLQPDSRFEPHTAAG, encoded by the coding sequence ATGAAGATCGGCTTCTTCGGCACGCCCGAAATCGCCGCCCATGCGCTTGAAAGGCTCGCGGAGCGTTTCGATATCGCCTTCGTGGTGACGGGAGAGGATAAGCCGATTGGGCGACACCTGCACGTGCAGCCCTGTCCCGCAAAAGCCGCCGCTTCCGCGCGCAACATCGAAACGCTTCACCCGGCGAAGCTCCGTGACGAACAATTCGTATCGGCACTGCGCCCGCACGGCGCGGATATCTTCGTCGTCGTGGCGTACGGCAGGCTCATCCCCCGCGAGGTCTTCGCCATGCCGCGCCTGGGCACCATCAACCTGCACCCCTCACTCCTTCCGCGCTATCGCGGCGCAGCCCCGGTCGAATGGGCCCTCATCCGTGGTGAGACCGAGACCGGTGTGACCGTGCAGCTCATCAACGATCGGCTCGACGCGGGCGACATCGTCATACAGAAAAAAATCCCGCTGGACGACGCCGTCACCGCGGGCGGGCTCTATAAAATCGTAACGCCCCTGGGGGCCGATATGCTCGTGGAGGCGATCGAGCTCCTCGATTCGGGGAAGGCGGCGCCCGTGAAGCAGGATGAATCCCAGGCGACCTTTTGCGGGAAGATCACCGCAGAAACCGCGGGCATCGACTGGTCCCGGCTTTCCCTTGAAATTCACAACCTCGTGCGCGGCCTCAATCCCAAACCAGGGGCGTCCACCGGCTTCAGGGAGATGCTTGTCAAGATATGGACGACCGCGCCCTTCCCCGAGCCGCCGCGCGAGCCCCGGGCCGCCGGGTCGCTTATCGTACACCAGAAGAAGCGCCTGCTCGCGGCTACCGGCGACGGCTGTGTCGAAATCCTCACCCTCCAGCCCGAGCGGAAAAAGATTATGGACGCCCTTTCGTTCATCAACGGATACAGGCTCCAGCCGGACTCGCGATTCGAACCCCATACGGCGGCAGGGTAG